CACTATCACTACGGGGGCTACAACCACCCATAATGCAAGTGGGCAATATCGAATGGCTGCTCATAGTGTTCCTAGTGGTCCAAATCCCGAGTCTAACTGATGAATCCATTAAAGCTACTAGAGTTAGTTTCCCTCCTTGCTTATCTTTTATTCTGTGCATTCAGCGCCCGATTAATCTAAATTCACGCCATATAGGGCCATTGACAGAGGAAGCGCTCTTTATCAGGAATATTTCTCTTTATGAGATAAGATCTTTTGCTCTTGCTTGTAATTTTGCTATAGAAAAAAGTGTTTGTTTACTTGCTATTGTTGGAACGTTTTTCTGTTTTTCTGCTCATAATGTATATGAAGAATAtatgtgttttttttaatttgttctaTTTGTGTACGTAATTTATGCATAATTGCATATTatacatgaattttgatttttttttttgtttagatGTATCATATGCTAGTGTTTAATAAACTTGTTTTACACGAAATTTTAAGATTAATTCATGATACATTATTAATATCTCATGAAGAAAAAACTGGTGAAATTATATATTGCTAGATCTACCCCCTTTCCTAGCTTTTACATCacttaaaattatatttcttaTGTAAAAGCTACCAAAAAacacacaaatcatatattacaagggtcaaaatcaaaattgagagaccaaaaatatcattgtttctttttatttgttgttgGATAAAGTGTTGTTATGAATTCAAGTCTATATGTTTATAATTTgttatattgatttttattcttttaaaataaaactatgGATATTTAACTTGAATTTTATGTCATGTGacatgaaaatttcataaatcaatATTGAAGACAGTGATTCAGAGCAGTGGTGTCAGATCTCTTTGTAAACACTGATGTATCTAACTTTTACTTCTTGCTCTTTTATatcttgaaaataataattcatggATTTTTGCATTTGTCTTGTCAAATATGTGGGCCAAATACAAAACAGAACAGGTTATCACTTATCACAAGGACAAAAATGTTTGATTGTATTTGTAATTGTGtgaaataaaatcattattattagttgAAGTTACCAATTCTATTGACAATTTAATCAAatctatacatataatatttgatacatatatCTTGTATAACAATTTCTTATGTCATCAAGTTAAATTGACTTACAATAACATGTATATCTTCATAGCACACCTAATACGCTAAcctgaaaaataaaacaataactTGTTATAATCGATTAAACAAAATTGGTGatgtaaaatatttacaatGTTAATATATACAATTTGTGCCCATAATTTTACGAGCCTAAGTCTTATACATTGTTAGTGTTAATATATATAGTTTACGTTATTTGATCATCCAAATTTAACTCAGGCGTAGCTCCCTTCTATTTTAGAGGGATGTGAAGCAGTATCAAACCAAAATATCCAGCAATCATTAGCGATCTCTCTCTGAAAATGAGGTGATAGAACCCACCACACCTTCCATTACGACTATCTTGTTATCATTTTACTCCAGTTACTTGCCTTGCCTTTGAGATCCCCTCCTTGTGAGTATGTATATATAGATAACAATCTGCTTAAAATGTAGgctttgaaatttaaaaattaagacAAACTCCCTGTTacaatatttaaaagaaaatttgatggtgtaataatttatttaccaTAGGAGTGAGCTCCCAGAGTGGATGAGGCATCTTTATCAAACTTCAATTCACTTCTCTGAGCATTTTGCCTTGTAGTATTTAATAAGACAAATACAAGCTGCCAAATATCTGGCCTGGTGGAAAGGAGATGATGAACTCAATTATTAGTTTTAGTGAAAATTTGGAAATCTTATACAAGCATTTAGCTAAAGGAGTCAAAGTCATGAATGTGAGTTTCACATTATATAGTCTTGATAATTAATCTCATCTCATGAGCTagtatttataattaaattatattttaaaaaaaattgccaTGATATCATAATTAGATCTATCTCAAATTATAATTACTCAATGTTCGGCCATATCTTATATTAATATTCATAGTTTATATGTCCAGTCCTGAATATGCTGAGGGAGGGGGTTCTTGACTTCCACATCTCGCACGATGGATGGTGGGTTATTTGGTGTCCTTATTGGGTTTGACAATTCTCACCTCATAAACTGACTTTTGAAATTGAGTTAAGCTCTTatagattttttctttatcataCTATTGGAATCAGATTCATCCTAAATCATAATTATTCGATGTTTAGACATTTATCTTATATTATCCATGATTTAAATGTTTAGTATTCGAATAATTTTCACCTCATAAAACTATCTTTCGAAGTTGAATTTGATTGATCAAATATCCATTTATCTAGTAATTCTAACATCACGCAATGATAAGAGTGTTATCCAAGtctataaatatgaaaatgaaataaagaacataaataATATGGTCAACAGATTGCAAAAGCATTTAATTTAACACACTTGGAAAACTACatcttttattaataatatgGTTGGATAATACAATAGTTCCCAAGCTTTAATTACATGTAACATGTAAAGAAGCTTTAAAGAACAAATTGACTTTGATATTATGGATAAATGATATAACTCTTGTTTAAATACTTTTACCAAAGTACTCTCACAAAAAAATAGAACTACACAAGTACATATAAATAACACCTTGTCATTTTCATAGTTCATGCAAGACATTAGAAGAACTAAATATTGATCAATTAATGACCACCACCAATGCCTCCTCCACCACCAAATCCGCCGCCACCTCCACCTCCTATACCTCCTCCTACGCCTCCACCTGCACCACCACCAAAGCCTCCTCCGGCACCTCCACCACCACCAATGCCACCACCTCCACCACCACCAAATCCTCCGCCTCCACCTCCACCTATACCACCTCCAGCTCCTCCACCTGCACCAAAACCACCTCCAGCACCACCACCTCCACCTATTCCTCCTCCTCCACCAgctccaccaccaccacctaaTCCACCACCTCCACCAAGTCCTCCTCCAGCACCACCACCTACTCCACCACCAgctccaccaccaccaccaagtCCACCACCTCCACCTAGCCCTCCTCCAGCTCCACCACCACCTCCTAAACCTCCACCATGACCTAAACCACCACCGGCACCACCTCCTAGACCTCCACCATGACCTAGTCCACCACCTCCTCCTAATCCACCCCCACCACCTGCGCCACCACCAAGTCCTCCTCCTTTACCTAGACCACCTCCACCACCTAGACCACCACCTCCTCCTAATCCCCCTCCACCTCCAGCACCACCACCTATACCACCACCAAAACCCTTTCCAAACTTGGGACGTCTATGTCCAAAGAGGAGCTTCTCATCTCCAACTCCATTAACATCAGCAAACACAACACAATCAACAAACAACACAAGTAGAAGCAAATACCCAAGAGAACAAGATGATAATCccataattattattattatattaattcaactttaaaaccctagacATGCAAAAATGAATACTATCCCTAGCCAATTAT
This Solanum dulcamara chromosome 1, daSolDulc1.2, whole genome shotgun sequence DNA region includes the following protein-coding sequences:
- the LOC129890634 gene encoding glycine-rich cell wall structural protein-like, yielding MGLSSCSLGYLLLLVLFVDCVVFADVNGVGDEKLLFGHRRPKFGKGFGGGIGGGAGGGGGLGGGGGLGGGGGLGKGGGLGGGAGGGGGLGGGGGLGHGGGLGGGAGGGLGHGGGLGGGGGAGGGLGGGGGLGGGGGAGGGVGGGAGGGLGGGGGLGGGGGAGGGGGIGGGGGAGGGFGAGGGAGGGIGGGGGGGFGGGGGGGIGGGGGAGGGFGGGAGGGVGGGIGGGGGGGFGGGGGIGGGH